In one window of Sphingomonas glaciei DNA:
- a CDS encoding isoprenylcysteine carboxyl methyltransferase family protein produces the protein MSDPHWPAYAILFFVVLQRLSELQIARANTARLLAAGAYEHAPGHYPLIVAVHAGWLATLFWLAPGRDIHWLLFGLFLLLQAGRLWVLRTLGPRWTTRIIVLPNAPLVTGGPFRFVRHPNYLVVIGEIAVLPLVFGLWQVALIFSILNAIVLTIRIRAEMGALGG, from the coding sequence ATGAGCGATCCGCACTGGCCGGCCTATGCCATCCTGTTCTTCGTCGTGCTGCAGCGCCTGTCCGAACTGCAGATCGCGCGCGCCAACACCGCGCGGCTGCTGGCCGCCGGCGCCTATGAGCATGCGCCCGGCCATTACCCGCTGATCGTCGCGGTCCACGCCGGCTGGCTTGCCACCCTGTTCTGGCTGGCCCCGGGGCGCGACATACACTGGCTGCTGTTCGGGCTGTTCCTGCTCCTCCAGGCCGGGCGCCTGTGGGTGCTGCGGACGCTGGGACCGCGCTGGACCACGCGGATCATCGTCCTGCCGAATGCTCCTTTGGTCACCGGCGGACCGTTCCGCTTCGTCCGCCACCCCAATTACCTGGTGGTGATCGGCGAGATCGCCGTGCTCCCGCTGGTATTCGGGCTGTGGCAGGTGGCGCTGATCTTCTCGATCCTCAACGCGATCGTGCTCACCATCCGCATCCGCGCCGAGATGGGCGCGCTCGGCGGCTGA
- a CDS encoding GtrA family protein: MLRPLMAGHARRAQQLLAHPASRQLIRYIIAGLLVTWFAATIYTLLVSRHLSPYLANVGSTAGGLIAGYTIHSRWSFKDGRKDSETFQLGRFLAASGVAFGINTFWIWLTVKQLGLSSYAPVPLMMAATPILSFLLNRYWVFKAH, translated from the coding sequence ATGCTTCGACCCCTGATGGCGGGTCATGCGCGGCGGGCGCAGCAGCTGCTCGCCCACCCCGCATCCCGGCAGCTGATCCGCTACATCATCGCGGGCCTGCTGGTGACGTGGTTCGCTGCGACCATCTACACTCTGCTCGTTTCCCGGCACCTAAGCCCGTATCTGGCCAATGTCGGAAGCACCGCGGGCGGGCTGATCGCCGGCTACACCATCCACAGCCGGTGGAGCTTCAAGGACGGCCGCAAGGACAGCGAGACCTTTCAGCTGGGCCGTTTCCTTGCCGCATCCGGGGTAGCGTTCGGGATCAATACCTTCTGGATCTGGCTGACGGTGAAGCAGCTTGGCCTGTCGTCCTACGCCCCGGTGCCGCTGATGATGGCGGCCACCCCGATCCTCAGCTTCCTGCTCAACCGCTATTGGGTGTTCAAGGCGCACTGA
- a CDS encoding glycosyltransferase family 2 protein → MAVVLPAYNADRTLERTYNEIDFNIVDDVILVDDCSKDRTSALARELGIFTATHEDNRGYGGNQKTCYTIALERGADIVIMLHPDYQYSPKLIPAMAGMIASGHYDAVFASRILGNGALAGGMPLYKYVANRCLTALQNLLMGAKLSEYHTGYRAWSREVLETLPLPACSDDFVFDNQMIAQTMWKDFQIGEISCPTRYFEEASSINFRRSCTYGFGVLGTAFLYRLCKMGMTSSELFTSNERLPKSVSGGRAVVAPAPMVTENA, encoded by the coding sequence GTGGCCGTCGTCCTTCCGGCCTATAATGCTGACCGGACGCTGGAGCGGACCTACAACGAGATCGACTTCAACATCGTCGACGACGTGATCCTGGTCGACGATTGCAGCAAGGACCGCACCTCGGCCTTAGCACGCGAGCTCGGCATCTTCACCGCCACCCACGAGGATAATCGTGGTTACGGCGGCAACCAGAAGACCTGCTACACCATCGCGCTCGAGCGTGGCGCCGACATCGTCATCATGCTCCACCCCGATTATCAGTACAGCCCCAAGCTGATCCCGGCGATGGCCGGAATGATCGCGTCGGGCCATTATGATGCGGTGTTCGCCTCGCGAATCCTGGGCAATGGCGCGCTGGCCGGCGGGATGCCCCTGTACAAATATGTCGCCAACCGCTGCCTGACCGCGCTGCAGAACCTGCTGATGGGCGCCAAGCTGTCGGAATATCACACCGGCTACCGCGCCTGGAGCCGCGAAGTGCTCGAAACGCTCCCGCTTCCGGCCTGCTCGGACGATTTCGTGTTTGACAACCAGATGATCGCGCAGACGATGTGGAAGGACTTCCAGATCGGCGAGATCAGCTGCCCGACCCGCTATTTCGAGGAAGCCTCGAGCATCAACTTCCGCCGTAGCTGCACCTACGGCTTCGGCGTGCTCGGCACGGCGTTCCTCTACCGCCTGTGCAAGATGGGAATGACCTCATCCGAGCTGTTCACCAGCAACGAGCGGTTGCCCAAGTCGGTCAGCGGGGGGCGCGCCGTCGTGGCGCCGGCGCCGATGGTCACCGAGAACGCCTGA